The Echeneis naucrates chromosome 8, fEcheNa1.1, whole genome shotgun sequence genome has a window encoding:
- the metrnla gene encoding meteorin-like protein, with product MNMLGPALASLLPPLLLLCRLSAGQYSSDQCSWKGSGLTHEGHTRDVEQVYLRCSQGSLEWLYPTGAIIVNLRPNTVSPATTRLSVCIKPSTESSGTNIYLDRNGKLRLLLREQDQAQGKVHCFSIQEGALFIEAVPRTDISRRITAFQYELVSDRLGANLLGAPCQPCSNAEMLLAVCTNDFVARGSIKKVEQEEEHSSVTVQISHLYRQKTQVFVSGGVRVRAWTGHIKMPRQCGVRSGEGEFLFTGTVRFGEAWMGCAPRYKDFLRSYHEAQLQGTNPCHVDTD from the exons ATGAACATGCTCGGCCCGGCGCTGGCCTCCCTGCTGccgcctctgctgctgctctgccgGCTGTCTGCGGGACAGTACTCCAGCGACCAGTGCAGCTGGAAGGGCAG TGGTCTGACTCACGAAGGCCACACCAGGGACGTGGAACAGGTGTACCTGCGCTGCTCCCAAGGGTCTCTGGAGTGGCTCTACCCCACGGGAGCCATCATTGTGAACCTCCGACCAAATACGGTTTCCCCTGCTACCACTCGCCTCTCTGTCTGCATTAAACCCTCCACGGAGTCCAGCGGCACCAACATCTACCTAGACCGCAATGGCAAGCTGCGGTTACTGCTACGTGAGCAGGACCAGGCTCAGGGCAAGGTGCACTGCTTCAGCATCCAGGAAGGGGCGCTCTTCATTGAGGCTGTTCCACGCACGGACATCAGCCGGCGGATCACAGCGTTCCAGTACGAGCTTGTCAGTGATAGGCTGGGAGCAAACTTGCTTGGAG CACCCTGTCAGCCCTGCAGCAATGCTGAGATGCTTCTAGCAGTCTGCACCAACGATTTTG tggcaCGAGGCAGCATTAAGAaagtggagcaggaggaggagcactCATCTGTCACTGTGCAGATCAGCCACCTCTATAGACAGAAGACCCAGGTGTTTGTATCTGGTGGCGTGAGGGTACGGGCCTGGACTGGCCACATCAAGATGCCCCGGCAGTGTGGGGTGAGGTCTGGTGAGGGCGAGTTCCTCTTCACTGGGACAGTGAGGTTTGGCGAGGCTTGGATGGGCTGCGCTCCACGCTACAAAGACTTCCTGCGGTCGTATCATGAGGCACAGCTGCAGGGGACCAACCCTTGCCACGTGGACACAGACTGA